A region from the Pseudomonas sp. P8_229 genome encodes:
- a CDS encoding cobyrinate a,c-diamide synthase gives MNQPRHCPAVLIAAPASGQGKTTVTAALARLHRNQGRKVRVFKCGPDFLDPMILERASGAPVYQLDMWMVGEQESRRLLWEAAAEADLILIEGVMGLFDGTPSSADLARHFGVPVLGVIDGTAMAQTFGALALGLAKYQPDLPFAGVLANRVGTLRHAQLLEGSLTEGLRWYGALSRETGIELPSRHLGLVQASELNDLDVRLNAAADALASSCEVALPPAVEFAAPDVIAVEPLLKDVRIAVARDEAFAFTYGASLDLLRAMGAELSFFSPIRDMQLPEADSLYLPGGYPELHHLALSQNTEMLDAIRAHHAAGKPLLAECGGMLYLLDSLTDVEGARAELVGLLKGDAVMQKRLAALALQAVDLPEGSLRGHTYHHSLTTTELTPIARGLSPNGGRGAEAVYREGRMTASYVHFYFPSNPAAVAALFAPPLEDAIASRLTPTVGDGVPDETQSPVGASLLAMGP, from the coding sequence TTGAATCAACCACGTCACTGCCCGGCGGTGCTGATTGCCGCGCCGGCCTCCGGTCAGGGCAAGACCACGGTCACTGCCGCGCTTGCTCGATTACATCGCAATCAGGGACGTAAAGTGCGCGTCTTCAAGTGCGGCCCGGACTTTCTCGACCCGATGATTCTCGAACGCGCCAGCGGTGCGCCGGTGTATCAACTGGACATGTGGATGGTCGGCGAACAGGAAAGTCGACGCCTGCTGTGGGAAGCCGCCGCCGAGGCCGATCTGATCCTGATCGAAGGCGTGATGGGCCTGTTCGACGGCACGCCATCGAGCGCCGATCTGGCGCGGCATTTTGGTGTGCCGGTACTCGGTGTGATCGACGGCACGGCGATGGCGCAGACCTTTGGTGCGTTGGCGCTGGGCTTGGCGAAGTATCAGCCGGACCTGCCGTTTGCCGGCGTGCTGGCCAATCGTGTCGGCACCTTGCGCCATGCGCAATTGCTGGAAGGCAGTCTCACGGAAGGTCTGCGCTGGTACGGCGCGTTGTCGCGCGAGACTGGCATCGAACTGCCGAGCCGCCATCTCGGCCTGGTGCAGGCCAGCGAACTGAATGACCTCGATGTGCGTCTCAACGCCGCTGCCGACGCACTGGCCAGTAGTTGCGAGGTAGCGCTGCCGCCAGCGGTTGAGTTCGCCGCGCCTGACGTCATCGCTGTCGAGCCGCTGCTGAAGGATGTGCGCATTGCCGTTGCGCGTGATGAGGCGTTTGCCTTCACCTATGGCGCGAGTCTCGATCTGTTGCGGGCGATGGGCGCCGAGTTGAGTTTCTTCTCGCCGATTCGCGATATGCAATTACCTGAAGCGGACAGCTTGTATCTGCCCGGTGGTTATCCGGAATTGCATCACCTTGCGTTGTCGCAAAACACCGAGATGCTCGATGCGATTCGTGCCCATCATGCGGCAGGGAAACCGTTGCTCGCTGAGTGTGGCGGGATGCTGTATTTGCTCGATTCGTTGACGGATGTTGAAGGCGCGCGTGCTGAACTGGTCGGGTTGCTCAAGGGCGACGCGGTGATGCAAAAGCGTCTGGCGGCGTTGGCGTTGCAGGCGGTGGATCTGCCGGAAGGTTCGTTGCGTGGGCACACTTATCATCATTCGCTGACCACCACCGAGCTGACGCCGATTGCTCGAGGGCTGAGCCCGAATGGTGGGCGCGGCGCCGAGGCGGTTTATCGGGAAGGGCGGATGACGGCTTCTTATGTGCACTTCTATTTTCCGTCGAATCCTGCGGCTGTCGCTGCACTGTTTGCGCCGCCACTTGAGGACGCTATCGCGAGCAGGCTCACTCCTACAGTGGGCGATGGTGTGCCTGACGAAACGCAATCCCCTGTAGGAGCGAGCCTGCTCGCGATGGGGCCATGA
- the bluB gene encoding 5,6-dimethylbenzimidazole synthase: MTDNAFSEAERQAVYKAIAERRDMRHFIGGVVEPELLRRLLEAAHQAPSVGLMQPWRFIRISDRALRGQIQNLVEEERIRTAEALGERSDEFMKLKVEGINDCAEVLVAALMDDREKHIFGRRTLPEMDMASLSCAIQNLWLASRAEGLGMGWVSLFDPQALADLLQLPAGAKPLAVLCLGPVKEFYPAPMLVLEGWAQARPLNELLYENYWGVSQ, translated from the coding sequence ATGACCGACAACGCATTCTCCGAAGCCGAGCGCCAAGCGGTCTATAAAGCCATCGCCGAACGCCGCGACATGCGCCACTTCATCGGTGGGGTGGTTGAGCCCGAGTTGCTGCGCCGACTTCTGGAAGCCGCGCATCAGGCCCCAAGCGTCGGCCTGATGCAGCCCTGGCGCTTCATTCGTATCAGCGACCGAGCTTTACGTGGCCAGATCCAGAACCTCGTCGAAGAAGAACGCATCCGCACCGCTGAAGCGCTCGGCGAGCGCAGCGACGAGTTCATGAAGCTCAAGGTTGAAGGCATCAATGATTGCGCCGAAGTGCTGGTCGCGGCGCTGATGGACGATCGTGAAAAACACATTTTCGGTCGTCGCACATTGCCGGAAATGGACATGGCGTCGTTGTCCTGCGCGATCCAGAACCTGTGGCTGGCGTCCCGTGCCGAAGGACTGGGCATGGGCTGGGTCTCGCTGTTCGACCCGCAGGCACTGGCCGATCTGCTGCAACTGCCGGCCGGGGCCAAGCCGTTGGCGGTGTTGTGCCTGGGCCCGGTCAAGGAATTCTATCCGGCGCCGATGCTGGTACTCGAAGGGTGGGCGCAGGCGCGTCCGCTCAATGAGTTGCTGTATGAAAATTATTGGGGAGTGAGTCAATGA